From one Chiloscyllium plagiosum isolate BGI_BamShark_2017 chromosome 24, ASM401019v2, whole genome shotgun sequence genomic stretch:
- the LOC122561970 gene encoding UPF0472 protein C16orf72 homolog has product MLPLSDRVYEQQLGIQSLWKPFQAAATSVTCLYKDGLEAYRASLDLGVQAGYQRRNKEMLAWVKKRRHIIHREDLLSFLCRKSPPSRNSRLAPRLNIPSSVLAQEDSNRTAEGDLQAFTDAIAVHGLSGAMANVSVRSGTPGSPTHGSSNSASVRRRGSLQDVDLNSFIAEEMAHHLDSSRKRAPAQCSDIITESPSHKRSRML; this is encoded by the exons ATGTTGCCTCTTTCAGATCGCGTATATGAACAGCAGCTGGGTATTCAGAGTCTGTGGAAGCCATTCCAGGCAGCAGCCACTTCTGTGACTTGTCTATATAAAG ATGGGCTTGAAGCCTATCGAGCGAGCTTGGATCTGGGCGTGCAGGCAGGTTATCAGAGAAGAAACAAGGAAATGCTGGCTTGGGTGAAGAAGAGGAGGCACATCATCCACCGCGAAGACCTGCTCAGCTTCTTGTGCAGGAAGTCACCCCCGTCCAGGAACAGCAGACTGGCACCTCGGCTAAACATTCCCTCCTCTGTGTTGGCACAGGAAGATTCAAACAGGACTGCTGAGGGTGACCTGCAGGCATTTACTGACGCCATTGCTGTGCATG GCCTCAGTGGTGCCATGGCGAACGTCAGTGTGCGCTCAGGAACACCCGGGTCCCCGACACACGGCAGCAGTAACTCGGCCTCAGTGCGTAGGCGTGGCAGCCTGCAGGACGTGGACTTAAATAGCTTTATAGCTGAAGAGATGGCTCACCATCTGGACAGCTCAAGGAAGCGGGCTCCAGCTCAATGCAGCGACATCATCACCGAGTCACCCAGTCACAAGCGAAGCCGAATGCTATGA